The following DNA comes from Dermochelys coriacea isolate rDerCor1 chromosome 21, rDerCor1.pri.v4, whole genome shotgun sequence.
TCAGAGACTATGGTCCTATACTCCCTTGCCTGATTGTGCACAGCCCAGAGTAAAACAACCAGTGTTATGCAACATCTTATAGTTTGGGATCTGAACCTGTAATAGCTAAATCGGACATGCTTCCCGCTTCAAGTGTCACAGGCTGCAGTTCTCACCCCAACTGCAGGCAGGACGAGCACCAAGTTAAAGGGCAGGTGACTTAGGAGTGGTTACAGCTATGGAGAACACACTGAAGGGAACTGTACACTGGATCAGGATGGAGTCAatttccactctctctctctctagcatcCGTGAAATGCCAGATCCACAGCACTAGCATGGGTTTCTTGAGGTGGCAAGCAGCTAGCTTCCTCTGTCTTTCGGCTGAGCTGAGAGCCAGGGGTTGGTTAGGATTTCAGTGACATGGCAGGAATCCATGGAAAGCCCCCCGTAAAACCCACAAGCCGTAAAACCACGGCAATCATATCGTACCTGGTTGCTTGATACATGGCAGCTGCAGTCCATGTTTCTGGCTCTGTGATGTAAAGGATCTGCTCCCAGTTTGACAGggctgggattattttaaatgctttgggGAGTTTGCCACTCCTGTATTTGGATAgcacctttaaaacaaaaagtatgtGGAATGTGGTCAGAAAAGGGACCTGAGAGCCAGGACTGCTGAGTACCGTTACTAACTCAATGTGTAATTAACAGGGTCAGCTGCCTCCTGAGCGCCTCTTCGTGACCGGAAGTCATTCTGCGGCACCCTGCCTCTGTTCCCCTCTTCAAGGTCCCTTAAATACCTCACTCAGTCCAAAGCAAATTGAAACATTCACCTCCCATAGTCCAATTTATCCAGGCCCCAATTCGGTGTCTCTCTCCCCTAAGATACGAAATACCCAGCCATTTTTGCTAGAACTGGGTCCCAATTCAAAGCCTCTCTCTCGTCAAGCAGGAATTTGGCCCTCCTAGGCCCCAATCCACATTCAGTGTCTCTTCCCCCCAATCCCCATTCAGTGTCTCTTCCCCTTAAGTAGGaagtccccatccctccttcccggGGCTAGGTTCTAATTCAACAGTCACTCCCAGGTTTACCTAGCTAAAGTTCAGCCTTCTAGTTCTCATTTCTCAACTCCCCTGGTGTCAGGGTCTTTTCTGCAGGAGCCTCTCTCATTTACTATAGTTTCCTAATTTCTCCCCCCTctctgcagcctcctgctgccctTTATAGGGGAACCAGCTGTTCTCCATCAGGCCCCATCAAAGCTGCTAACATGGATGGGATGGTCTGGGGCAGTTATTTCAGTCATCAATGGCGCCAGGCCTCCAGCCTTTAAGGGGCAAGCCACCTTGTTACAATGACCTTAAGAAAGTCACTGGATCCACTTTCTCCATCCACAGGATGGATATAGCAATGCACCTTCCTCAAAACTCTGGTGTTTGGGAggcattattatttgtaaagcttgagatccttgaatgaaagaCTCAGTGTAAACAGCAGTTAAATCATTTGGAAGCCTGCAGAGAAGGAGTCTATGCCTAGTGAACACTAACTAATCATCCTCAATTCCTCTCTGTTCACAGGCACACACGCTTCTCAGGGCTCCTGGACCAAAGAGATTTTAAAGCCAGCTCTCGAATGCACTCTCACTGCCAGCTGAGCAGTAAAAAGTCTCTCAATGCAAGAGTATAATTAACAGCCCATGTTTTTTTGCCTGTTGCAGATATAACGACAGGATGGAAACCTCAAGCCCTGCCGGGTTTGCATTCGCCTTAATTACCCTGAAGACCTACACAGCATTGCTGTACAGTGACAGCTGTCACGTTCTGCCCTGGAGATGGGCGCACGCCAGCCACAGAAGAAGATATTTTTCAGCACAGGCCATGAGGATAAAGACACAAGCCACAACGATTACAAATACTGGCTGCTGGAGCCGCTGGGCTCAATTTGACGTAGCTCCTCACAGAGGGACGGCGTTTTGAAAGTGGAAGCTGCTACATAAATGCTATTGCTCTTACTTCTCGGACACCCTTGTAGACTTCCAGTACGCGGGGGTCCAGCTGAGGCATGGGGTGGCCGGATATTTCCGACATCATTGTCTCCACCTCTGTCTGCTTCTCCGTGATCTTCTCCATGATGACATCTGCGAGCGTGAGCCTGGCAGACACAGGGGAAGGAAACTATGTAAAGCTGGTCTCTGGCCTAGAAGAGCATCAGCCTGTTCCTTGGCAAACCAGGCAGCAGGGCCTAGGGGACTGAACACTGCAGTAGGAATCAGAGGACTTGCTGATCAGTGGCCTGCTAGGTGACACTTCCCCTTTTTGTGCCTCTTTTCCCACTCTCATCCTTGATCTCTCCTGTCTGTGTAGGATGTTTCTCTCTTTGGGGTAGAGACTGTCTTACTGAGCGTgggtacagtgccaagcacaaagggaaccctgatctcagctgggtctCTCTCTAGGCCCTACAGTAACAGGAGTTACTACGTATGGCCCCGTGCATGTGTCATCTGAGAGGAAATGAAGCATTAGCTACTGTTTGGAACacagggggtcaggactcctgggttctattcctagttctgccacagacttgcctTATGAGCTTGAGCAAGACAATTCTCCCGTGCTTCAGTCTCCCAGCCACAGAAGAGTGACAGAGCTTTAACCAAACCCACCTCCCAGAGGTCAGTTAACCTCTTCAAAGTGCTGTTCTGAACTTGAACGCTATTTGAATGCTGCGAGGCTGCAGGGAAACACTTCTATcccatggctcagggacttgtTTCCTACCTTAGCGGCGGATTCTTGTTCATGAACATTTCAATGGCTCTCTCGTCCTCAGGGTCCACCATCACCTCCTCACAGCACTCCCCCTTTCCCAAGGATGCAGCAGCCTTCTCCAGTGTGGGCCACTCATCATCCTCTGCGTCAGAATCCCCATTGTGTGATCCAGACCCTGGAATAAACCAGACACAGTTAAGGTTGGAcaagtcggggggagggggagggggagaaagcagCTTGCCTGCAAAGATACAGCTGCACAAGCACATTCCACCCAGCTCTCCACACTCTGATCTCTAACCCTCTCATGTGGCTAGTGAGGTGAATTTGCAGAAGCCCTTTCTAACAGTAGTCAAACACCCGCTATGGGAAGGGGCACCAGAGATTTCCAGGGGCAGTCCATCCGAAGGGACAGTCAGAATTAACATCCAGGCCCAAGATTTGCTTATCTTCTGCCAATCGCCTAATTAACTACCTGGATCAACCAAGAAGGTTGGAGAACAGCCGTGCAATTAAAAATTACCCTGCCAACTTGAAGCTTCATCAACTGAAGAGTTAAAAGCAGTTTCAGGTCCTACACATGTTCCTAAGTCCCCCCTGCTTGTTTTTGTGGGATTCTAaccatggtttgtttgtttaatttttctctcttctgttgtCCTAGAAAGAAAATCGCACAAGCCCACAGAAAGCTGACTTgaggccctgagcctgcaaacacaTACTGAACTTCATACTCCCACTTTAATGCAACTAATCACATGTATACGTATTTGAAGGATCACCGACTAAGGCTCACACtgtaaaaggtatttaggtgccctaAATAAGATGGCCCTAAGTGACCATTAAACTGACTCAACACCATGTGCTGTCAAATGTACTATAAAAAAACAATATATGATTTGGGACAGGAAATAAGGAAGAACCTCATACCAAGTGAAAGGATGGTCTATTGAATAGACTACTGGACTAGAACTCAagaaacctgggttcagttcccgagtcagccacagatttcttgtgtgactttgggcaagtccctaGATCTCTCTGTGTAGCTGTTGAATGGGAAGGGTACTTCCCTTTGTCTGAGAGGTGCTGAAAggatcagatactacagtgaggagGGCTGTTAAAGCATACAGACAGGTGGATAAAAGTGGAGGAGGATGAATGTAGGGAGACAGAATGCCTTCCCAGGACACAGCTCAGCCGAGGCACCCAGGTGATCACACCTATAACTTTTGCTGCATGATCAGGAGCCAGAAACtctgttttacatctcatctgaaaggcggcagcccaaagcccccttccACTATGCTGGGACTTTTGTTGCAAAGGGATTTAAGGTGAACactaggacttgtggcaccttagagactaacaaatttatttgagcataagctttcgtgagctacagctcactgcatcggacaCATCCAGTACGTGGATGAGAAGCTGTCCCGGAGGATCCTGGAGCAGGCTCAGAtccagcaggaggagctggacGCATCCGacgaagctcatgaaagcttctgctcaaataaatgtgttagtcgctaaggtgccccaagtcgtcgtcgtcttttttttttttttttttgcgaatacagactaacacggcggctactccgAAAGGTGAACGCTGCCGCCTCCTGAACTGCCAACACCACTTCCGGAAGCCTTCTGGGGAAAGCCTGGGAAAGACCATAGCATGTCTATCCAGGCCTCGCTTTTAATACTCGGTTTCagagtatccgatgaagtgagctgtagctcacgaaagcttatgctctaataaatgctagtctctacggtgccacaagtcctcctgttctttttaatactCGACTCCCCGGGCCTGGGAGGGTGGAGAGACACATCCCAAGAGCCTTTAGCAGGGAGTTCCTCTCTTCCCTCTGCTACctcaaggggggagggggagggaaggaaggggaggggggaaggggagggttgggttgggaaggggaggggggattgggagggggggttgggaagggggggaaggggggattaGGTTGGGAGGGGGattgggaaggggggaaggggaggggggttgggaggattgggttggggggaaggggagggttgggttgggaagggggggaaggggagggttgggttggggggaaggggagaggggttgggaggggaggcttgggagggggaaggggagggttgggaaggggggggaaggggaggggggattgggttgggggggaaggggagggttgggttgggttggggggttgggaagggggggaaggggagggttgggttgggagggggggttgggaaggggggggaaggggagggttgggttgggagggggggttgggaaggggggaaggggaggggggaaagggaaggggagggttgggggaaggggaggggggaaagggaagggggaaggggagggttgggttgggagggggattgggttgggaggggggaaggggagggttgggttgggaggggggttgggaagggggggaaggggagggttgggaaggggggattgggttggggggaaggggagggggttgggaggggagggttggggggaaggggaggggggaaagggaagggggaaggggagggttgggttgggaggggggttgggaagggggggaaggggagggttgggaaggggggattgggttggggggaaggggagggggttgggaggggagggttgggggaaggggaggggggaaaggtaagggggaaggggaggggggattgggttgggaggggggaaggggagggttgggggaaggggaggggggaaagggaagggggaaggggagggttgggttgggaggggggttgggaagggggggaaggggagggttgggttggggaaggggagggttgggttgggaggggggttgggaagggggggaaggggagggttgggAAGGGGGGATTCGGAGGGttgggttggggaaggggaggggggattgggaagggggggaaggggaggggggattgggTTGGGgagggttgggttgggaggggggttgggaagggggggaaggggaggggggattgggttgggaaggggagggttgggaagggggggaaggggagggttgggttgggagggggggCGGTTGTGCCCACCCGGCCGAAACCGAGCCGCAGAAGCGAGGCTGGTGAACAGGGGACTGAGCCCGGCGGGTGGGCGTAGAGCCAGCCCCGCGCTCCCCTCAGGAGCGGCCCCCGGCCCCACGCACCCAGCAGCGTGGTCTTCTCCTTCCTCGGCCCGGGCCCTCCGCCGGGCCAGTGCTCGGcttccagctcctcctgctggaGCCGCGCCTGCGCCAGGATCCTCCGGGACAGCTTCTCGTCCACGTACCGCTCCTCCCGCCCGCCCCCGCCTCGCCTCTTCGCCCGCGCGCTGGGCCTCGCCGCGTCCCCCTGGGCGATCTGCTCGGCCAGGGGGACGCTCCTGGCCGCCTCCCCGGCGCCCCTCCGCCGCCGGGCCTTAGGCATGTCGGTCCCCGGCCGCGCAGCTCGCGGGAGAGCCCACGTGGGGCGGCTGGCGAGGCGCAGGCGCTGCTGGAACGTTGCGGCGCCGGCCGTTCCGAAAGCGGCCACCGCCGGGGCCGCCCTGtcgcgaggcgaggcgaggcgaggcgaggctcTTAAAGGCGCAGCCGTCCTGTTTTacagtggcggctgggagccgcTCCTCGGTCGGAGTCTTTCAccctacgggggggggggggcaattctgcaacagaaaaagcTTCCAACCcggactccaaggagaaactgctgagcttgaattaatatgcaaaccaGATACCGTTACCTGGGGTTTGAATAGAGCCTGGGCGTGGCTGGGTCaatacacatattgaatctgtttcccccccataaaaagaacaggaggacttgtggcaccttagagactaagaaatttattagagcataagctttcgtgagctacggctcacttcatcggatgcatttggtggaaaataaagtggggagattgatatacccacacagagaacatggaacaatgggttttatcatacacactgtaaggagaaaaaagaaaaggaggacttgtggcaccttagagactaagaaatttattagagcataagctttcgtgagctacagctcacttcatcagatgcattcagtggaaaatacagtggggagattgatatacacacacagagaacatgaaacaatgggttttatcatacatactgtaaggagaaaaaagaaaaggaggacttgtggcaccttagagactaagaaatttattagagtataagctttcgtgggctacagctcacttcatcggatgcattcccccCATAAGTATCCTCACGCCATCTTGTCacctgtctaaatgggccatcgtgattatcactacaaaagttttttttttcttcggctgataatagctcatcttaattaattagcctcttacagtttgtatggcaacttccaccttttctgtatatgtgtgtgtgtgtgtgtgtatatatatatatgaaatcttCTTTCTATATGtgccattctatgcatccagtgaaatgagctgtagcccacaaaagcttatgctctaataaatttcttagtctctaaggtgccacaagtcctcctgttcttcatCCTACAGAGTCCTTCatcatccaaaaagaaaaggaggacttgtggcaccttagagactaagaaatttattagagcataagctttcgtggtctacagcccacttcatctgatgcatccgatgaagtgagctgtagcccacgaaagcttatgctcaaataaatttgttagtctctaaggtgccacaagtcctcctttttctttttgcgaatatagcctaacacggctgctactctgacaccttcaTCATTCAGAGAGAGTTCAGCTTTCAAAGCGGCAAAGAGAGAAGGTGGATTTATTGAGACAAGGGCTGGACCCACTTATGAACTCCATTGAGATACATTAGGCTGGAAGAAATTGGTGGAGGGGCAAGGAATATTGGTTACTTGGCTAAATAATTCTTAGGacctttcattttttgtttttattttattttatttttcccaggaATGTATTGGTGTTTATTACATcagcaacaaaaacaggtgaaaatcagtggaaaaaacaataatttttctAGGTaaatgtctgggtttattttggtggatggaaggaTGGGGAAAAGATATTCAGTAGATCGGGGTAGGCAACCTgcagcacgtgagctgattttcaggggcactcacactgcccTAGTCATGGCCACCGGTccagagggctctgcattttaatttaattttaaatgaagctttttaaacattttaaaacccttaTTTACTtaacatacaacaatagtttagttatatattatagacctATAGAAAGAGAGCTTCTAAAAACGTTTAAATTTATTATTGGCAttattagagtgaataaatgaagtgaagagtgaataaatgaagacttggcacaccacttatGAAAGGTTGCCAACACCTGCAGTAGATTAAGgctttgatgaatggaattcaaagtggattgctgcagaactaaaacagaactcaaaacacaacgCCACCTCTGAGTTTATGAAAACAATAgctctctaatccccaaataaaacttttcatttgaataaacagtttactgttgtagacgcAAAACCagtagcctataaatatttacgtTTAATACTGAGGCCACACCATCCTTTTCGCCTCTTGTTTTATTAAAACTTTTGTATACTtacttgtgttctgaaacatattctgagaaagattttcattttcttagcGTTTTAGTTTAGTGTGTGTCAGATCTTTAATccgttatctgctaacagcttgaaatgtgtacttGGTGGGTGTAAGATTCATCGGTACATTCAGGTGTgcacgcacttcagagcttgtgtgcctgtttgtttattgtgtgtatcttctaaacCAATACATAGCCTTACCTCAATAGGCAGCTTTGattatacacacagactaatgtattatcacAACAGCTATATCTCATGCCGTGTATTGTATTTCCTAATCAAacaagtttttatatatatatatttgactgGTACAAAGATAGGGTGGaaaaaaaacatactttttgTAAATCAGGCTTTATTTGGTAAAAATCGGTTTAAACTGATAACGAAGGTGCTTAATAATTCTTTAGAAGTGCTGCCCCTCCTAAATGTTGCCCTCTTTCTGATGAAGGATTTTGCAACGTGTTTCCCTCAGGCCTTTGTCAATTTCCTCCTGGGCCACTGGGGACTTGACTCAAAAATCCTGTCCCCTGGTTCTGCAGTCCCGTGCCAAGCAGTGTC
Coding sequences within:
- the BYSL gene encoding bystin; translation: MPKARRRRGAGEAARSVPLAEQIAQGDAARPSARAKRRGGGGREERYVDEKLSRRILAQARLQQEELEAEHWPGGGPGPRKEKTTLLGSGSHNGDSDAEDDEWPTLEKAAASLGKGECCEEVMVDPEDERAIEMFMNKNPPLRLTLADVIMEKITEKQTEVETMMSEISGHPMPQLDPRVLEVYKGVREVLSKYRSGKLPKAFKIIPALSNWEQILYITEPETWTAAAMYQATRIFSSNLKERMAQRFYNLVLLPRVRDDIAEYKRLNFHLYMALKKALFKPGAWFKGILIPLCESGTCTLREAIIIGSILAKCSIPVLHSSAAMLKLAEMEYSGANSIFLRLLIDKKYALPFRVVDALVFHFLTFQTDRRTLPVLWHQSLLTFAQRYKEDLSSEQKEALLELLKFHCHPQISAEIRRELVNSKSRDVEGLQPVAME